Below is a window of Streptomyces sp. NBC_00223 DNA.
GGCGGTCGCGGGGATGGGGTCGCGGGCCCGGTGCGGCCATGCCCCGTGACCGCCGGCGCCGCGCAGGGTGACGGCGAGACTGCCGTTGGCGGCCAGCGCGGGTCCCGCGGTGTTGCTGAACCGCCCCCGAGCCGACGCGGCGCTGGAGTGGAGGGCGTAGGCCGCCACCGGACGGCTGCCCGTGGTGTCGAGCAGCCCCTCCTCCAGCATCAGGCGCGCGCCGTCGTGGCCCTCCTCGCCCGGTTGGAACATCAGCAGGACGTCGCCCGCGAACCGGTCCCGCCGGGCGGCGAGCAGCCGTGCGGCGCCGACCAGCATCGCGGCGTGCTGGTCGTGGCCGCAGGCGTGCCGGGGGCCGTTCGGGAACGGCAGCGCGTCCAGGTCGGCGCGCAGCAGCACGGTCGGCCCCGGCCGCGCACCGGACACGACGCCCACCACGGAGGTGAGCGCCGTGCCGGTGCGCAGGTCGAGCCCGAGGCCGTCGAGCGCGGCGAGCACGGCCTGCTGGGTGCGGGGTACGTGCAGGCCGGTCTCGGGGTGCTCGTGCAGGTCGCGGCGCAGCCGGTCGAGTTCCAGCGAGCGGGCGTCCTCCAGCAAGGTCACTTCGCGTCCCCCGCGCCCACCGTGTCCCCCGGGCCCCCGGCGTTCTCGCGCAGCGCCGGCAGTACGGTCTCGGCGATCCGGTACGACTCCTCCAGCAGCGGGTTCCCGGACAGGATGAACGTGTCGACGCCCAGGCCCTGGAACTCCTTGAGCCGCTCGATGACCTGCTCGGTGCTGCCGACCACGGCGGTGCCGGGCCCGGGGCGGAACAGGCTCATGCCCGGCCACAGGTTGGGGTGCTTCTCCAACTCCCGTGCGTGCTTGGGCACACGCCCGCCGTGCTGGCGGAACTGCCGTGCCCAGCCCTCGCCGTCCTTGATCTCCGGGTCACCGAGCATCCGGGTGTACGTCGCCTGGCTGGTGACGTCCAGCAGCCGGTCGGCGGCGGCCCACGCCTGCTCCTCGGTGTCCCGGACGATCAGGTGCAGCCGCAGCCCGAACCGCAGTTCGCGGCCGAAGTGCGCGGCGCGCTCACGGACCCGGTCCAGCTTCTCCTTGAGCAGGTGCTGCGGTTCGCCCCAGGTGAGGTAGACGTCGACGTGCTCGGCTGCCATCTCGATGCCGGCCGGGGAGGACCCGCCGAACCACAGCGGGGTGTGCACTCCGCCCTGGATCGGGGTGAGTTCGCGCAGCGAGGCGCCCGCCTGGGTCAGCTCGTAGAAGCGGCCCTTGTGGTCGAACACCTCACCGGCGGTCAGCCGTTTGACGATGTCCCAGTATTCGGCGCTGAGTTGGTAGCGCTCGTCGTGTTCGAGCTGGAGTCCGGCCTGACGCAGCTGCTCGGTCGAGCCGTTGACGACGTTGAAGCGCAGCCGGTCCGGGCCGAAGAGATGGGCGAAACTGAGGGCCATCTTGGCGAGCTGCGTGGGCGAGACGAGCCCGGGGTGCACCGCGAGCAGCGGCTTGAAACTCGGCCGGGTGACGGCGGCGACCGCGCTGGCGAGCGGCCATACGTCGTACAGGTCGGTGGCGAACAGCGCGCCGTCGTAACCCTGCCGGTCGACGGCGACGCCCAACTGCTGGAGATAGGCCAGGTCGACACTGCGGCGGCCGGCCGGCTCCCAGGGGTAGGCGCCTTCGCGGGGGATGATGTACCAGAGGAATTCGGGGCTGGTCATGGTCACTTCTCCCGGGATGCCAGAGCCTGCGCGGCCGCGGCGTTGAGGCCGGGGTGGCGGGCGTCGGCGACGGTGACGGCGCGCGGCAGGAAGCCGGCCTCGGCGAGGATGTCGGCGGCCTCCTGCTGTTCGGCCAGGAAGGCGTCGGAGACCGGTTCGGTCCGCCACGGCAGTACGGCCAGCGCCTCCTGCCAGTCCGCGACCGTACCGCCCTGGTCGTCGGCGGCGATGGCGGCGGCCTCGTCGAGGTGGCCCGCGGCCCAGTCGTCGGCGGCCTGGAGCGCCTGCGTGATCAGTCCGACCAGGTCGGCGTGGCTGTCGGCGAAGTCCCGGCGGGTGAAGAACACCGAACGGTCGGCGATGAGGTCGCCGGCCTCGGCGAGGGTACGGACCCGGCCCTCACGCCGGGCGGCGACCAGTTCGGCGCCCTGGGCCACCCAGGCGTCGATCCGGCCGTCCAGCAGACGGGCGTAGGAGTCGTCGGCCGAGCGCTCGGCGGTGATGTCGGCGCCGTAGGAAAGGCCGTGCCGGGAGAGGGACTTGCCGAGGAAGTGGGTCTGCCAGGAGCCGATGGCGAGGTGGACCGTACGTCCCTTGAGGTCGGCCGTGGACGCGATGTCGCTGTCGGCGCGGACCAGCAGGGCGCCGTGGCCGGGGCGCGGGGCCGAGACGGCGGCGTAGACCAGGTCGTGCCCGGCCGCCTGCGCCGACAGCGGCGGGGTGGAGCCGGTGCCGCCGAAGTCGATGGTCCCGTCGGCGAGGGCCGCGCCCGTGGCCAGGCCGCCGACCGCGTGCCAGGCCACGGTCTCGCCGACCGGGCGCAGCAGGTCCTCCAGCAGGCCGAGCCGGGAGAGGTGGTACAGCGACGGATTGGCCTGGTGGACGCCGATGTTGACGGTCATGCGGGGAACTCCTTGGAGGTGGCCGCCGGGGTGGCGGGGTCAGCGGGCGCGATGACGAGGTCAGTGGCGGGGTCTGCGGCGGGGGCGGCCTGCGCGGTGGCGGGCGCGGTCCGGTGGACGCCGAGTTCGGTGAGCAGCCGGGTGCGCAGGGCGGCGAACCGCGGGTCGGCGCTGTCGCGCGGGTGGTCGATGGTGACGCGCTCGTCGCTCGCGAGCCGTCCGTCGCGCAGGACGGCCACCCGGTCGGCCAGCCTGATCGCCTCGTCGACGTCATGGGTGACCAGAAGGACGGCGGGCCGGTGGCGCCGGCACAGTTCGCCGACCAGATCGTGCATACGCAGCCGGGTGAGCGCGTCGAGTGCCGCGAACGGCTCGTCCAGCAGCAGCAGTTCGGGCTCGCGGACCAACGCCCGTGCCAGGGCGACGCGTTGGGCCTCGCCGCCGGACAGGGTGCCGGGCCAGGCGTCGGCGTGCCCGTCGAGGCCGACCTCGGTCAGCGCGCGGCGCCCGGTCTCCTTGGTGTGCGGGCCGCGCGGAAGCGCGACGGTGACATTGGCCAGCACCTTCTTGGACGGGACCAGCCTCGGCTCCTGGAAGACGATGGTCCGCGACTCGGGGACGAGGACGCTGCCCGCGTCGTGGCGGTCGAGGGCGCCCAGGATGCGCAGCAGGGTGGTCTTGCCGGTGCCGCTGGCGCCGAGCAGCGCGAGGAATTCGCCCCGGGCGATGTCCAGGTCGAGGCCGTCGAGGACGTCGCGGTCGCCGAACGTACGGCGCAGGCCGCGGATACGGACGGCGGCCTCGGTACGGGCACCCTCGGCGGGGGCGGCCTCGGTGCGTACGGCGTCGGTCGGTCCGGCCTGGTCGATCGGTCCGGCCTGATCGGAAGGACCGGCCTGATCGGACGGACCGGCCTGATCGGACGGACGGTCGGCGGCCCGGCCTCGCGATGTGCCGTGAGCCGGCCCGTTGGCGGGACCGTGGGCGGGGCCGGCCAGCGTTTCGCTCATCGCGTGGCTCCTTGGTTGCGCCACGGCATCAGCAGCCGCTCCAGCAGCCGGGCCACACCGTCCGCGACGAGCCCGATCAGGGCGTAGATGAGGATGCAGACGGTGAGGATGTCGGTACGGGAGTACTCCTGCGCCGTGGACATGAGATAGCCGATTCCGGCGGTGGAGTTGATCTCCTCGGCGGCGATCAGGGCGATCACGCTGAGGGTCATCGACAGGCGCAGGCCCGACAGCAGCGCGGGCAGCGTGCCGGGGAGCACCACCTCCCGGACGAGCGCGAGGCGGCCCATGCCGAAACTGCGCATGGCCTCCACGAGTTTGCGGTCGGTGTTGCGGACGCCGCCGGACGTCGAGACGTACATCGGGAAGCTGGTGGCGACCGCGATCAGGACGACCCGGGCCGTCTCGCCGATCCCGAACCACACCATGAACAGCGGGACCAGGGACAGAAAGGGGATCGTGCGCAGCAACTGCAAGGAGGAGTCGAGCAGTTCCTCGCCGAGCCGGGAGAAGCCGGTGATCACGCCGAGCACCAGCCCGGCCGTCACCCCGATGGCCAGGCCGAGACCGGCCCGGGTGAGGGAGACGGACAGGGCGTCGCCGAGCTGGCCGCCGGTCCACAACTCGCGCAGCGCGGAGAGGACTTGGTGGGGTGAGGCGAGCAGTGTGGGGCTGAGCGCGCCGGAGGCGGACGCCCAGGTCCAGCCCAGCAGCAGGACGATCGGGCCGAGCACCCGCAGTCCGATGCTCACCGCCCGTCGGCGCGGGCGGGCGTTGCGGGGGCGAGGTGCGACCAGCCCCGGTGCCTGGGGATCGGTCGACGTACCGATGGTGAGGGTGGTCATTTGGCGGTCTCGCTCAGGGAGTCGACGTCGATCACATACGGCTTGACGTCGAAGAAGCCCTTGATGATCTTCTGGTCGGCGAAGAACTGGGCCACGGTGTGGAAGGACTTCAGCTCGGTCTCGCCGATCGGCTCAGCGGTGCCGAGCGCCTTGTCGATCGGCAGCTCGACGGCCTTCTGCGCGTCGCTGATGGCCTCGGGGCCCGAGGTCGTCTTGACGTTGAGGTACGCCTCGGGGTTCGCGCGCTGCTTGAGCCCGGCCTCGTGCAGGTAGGTGTAGAGCGCCTTGACGACCTCGGGGTGCTGGTCGGCGAAGCCGGTGCGCACGGCCCACACCGCGTAGTTGTCGGAGCCGACCTCACCACCGGTCGTCAGGAACTTGGCACCGGAGTTGGCGATCGTCGGGACGGAGTACGTGGCCCAGGTGGACCAGGCGGCGACCTGTCCGGAGTTGAAGACCGGGCCGATCTGGTTGGGCTGGAGGTAGACCCGCTCGACCTTGTCGGCGGGAATGTTCTGCTGCTGAAGGGCCTTGAGCAGCAGGTACTCACTCGTGCCGCCGTGCCAGACGGCGACCTTCCTGCCGATCAGGTCCTTGATCGTGTTGATGCCGGAGTCCTTCTTCACCAGGATTCCCTCGCCCAGTTCGTCGGGGGCGACGGCGGCGAAGAGCTTGAAGCCCGGGGACTGGGCGAGCGCGGCGGTGGCCGAGGTGATGGAGCCCTCGGCGAAGTCCAGCGCGTTCGCGTCGAGTTCCTGCGCCGCGGGGGCGAAGGCGCCGGAGGTGCCGGTCCACGCCACCTTGGCGTGCACCTTGGCCAGGGCCTGGTCGAGCGAGCCGTCCTTCCTGCCGAAGGCGAGGACGCCGGAGTTGCCGCCGTCGGGGATGCGCACCGTGATGGTGGCACCGCCGTCGACGGCGGTGTCGGCCCGGGTCGACCCGGTGGAGGAGGAAGAGCAGGCGGCCAGTGCCAGCGCCGCGAGCAGGGAGGTGGTGGCGAGGGCGATCTGACGGGCGTTCACGGATGTGCTCCAGAGGGTCGGTGGCCGAGGTCGGCTGAAGATCAGGTGATGGAGGGGGTCAGGTGGAAAGGGGTGCGGGCGCGGGCCCGGTCACGGCCGACGCGCTGCCGGTCGCGGGTGCCCGTACGGTCCCGGCTTCGGCGGCGCGGGCGGCCCGTAGCTCATGGGCCAGCCGCAGGGGCTCGTGGTCGGCCCAGGCGCCGACGTCGACGGGGGCCGGCAGGAAGCCCTGGTCACGCAGGAAGCGCTCCTGCCGTGCCAGCAGCTCCAGCCGCTCCTGGCCGAGGTCGAGCCCGAAGCTCTCGCCGGTGCCGGCCCGGTAGGCGCCGGCCACCCCCTGGGGCCCGGCGCCGGTCTCGGCGCCGAGGATCCGGGCGAGGTCGACGGGGTGGTGGGCGGCCCAGTCCGCGGCCTCCAGCAGCACGGCGAGGAAGCGGACCACGAGGTCGGGGCGCTCGTCGAGCAGCCGTTGGTGGACGGTGATCGGCCGCGGGGTCCCGTTGTTCACCCGGGACCGCCGGTCGGGCGCGGCGTCGAGGTCGATGGCGACCTTGGCACCGTAACGACGCGCGGTCTCGACGGCGAGCGCCCCCTTGACGTAGACGGCGTCGACCAACCCGTCCCGCAGCGCGGCCAGTTCGCCTTCCCACTGCCCCTGCCGTACGCCGGGTACCTCGACGAGTTCGGCGTCGGAGAGGGAGAGGCCGGCCAGGCCGAGCGCTCCGGCGTGGCCGTGCAGGGCCATCGCCCGCCAGAAGTCGATGGCGATGTCATGGCGGGGGACGGCGAGCCGCTTGCCGGCCAACTGCTCCGGGGAGCGCAGTTCGCTGTCCTCGCGGACCAGAACGGCCTGGCGCTCCTCGATCCAGGTCAGCGCGATCAGCCTGGTGGACTCGCCCCGCGAACGCGCCCACAGCGCGGGCACATTGCCGCCCTCGCGGAAGAGGGCGGTGAGTTCGTGCGTGAAGTGGCTCCGCGACAGGCCGTCGCCGTCGCGCTCGCCCAGGTCTTGCAGCGAACGCACGGTGATGCCGTCGGGCGCGAACTCCGCGGCGAGGCTGCCCCGGTCGGCGGCGATCCCGGTGGCGGTCGGCACGGGGCAGCGGGTGAACCAGATCTCGTCCGGATCGGACATGGGTGCTCCAGACAGCGGGGCCGGACGGGCCGGCGGGAGAGAGGCAGGGGCGCGGACGCGCGGGCATCAAGGCGCGGGACGGCGGCAGGACGGGAACGCGGGGACGCCATCAGGCGAGAAGTCGTACGAAGGCGCGGACGTCGCGGGGGTCAGCGACAGGAAGCGCCGCGGGACCGTGAAAGGTCCAGGTACAGCCGGGCCACCAGCAGCTGCCGGAACGCGCTGAGCAGGCGAGGTGTCGTCATCGCGGTCTGCTCCCTTCCGGTTCCTGGCGTGTCGAGTGGCTTGAGAGGGAGGCTGGCACACACATTCGGCCCAGAGCAACCTTTCCCATGATGTGGGATGGGATAAGGGGTGCAGAGTTCACACCACGCGACGTGGCGCAATGTTCTGGCAACAGTTGCCAGAATGTGGCAGCGTCCGCATGCTTGCCTCATGACGACGGATGCGCGGCCGAAAGCTGCCGCCGACGCGCCCGCGGGCGCACAGGCGGTCACCCGGGCGCTCGGACTGCTGCACTGTTTCCGTGACAACGTGGGAGAGCTGACCGCGTCCCAACTCGCCCGCCGGATGGACCTCTCCGTCTCCACCGCACACCGGCTGGCCCGCACCCTGGTGGCGGCCGGCTTTCTGGAGCAGGACGAGCACAGCGCCCGCTACCGCCTCGGCCCCTCCGTCGCCGAACTCGGCCAACTCTCCCTGCACCAAAGGGGGATGCACCGGGTGGTCCCCGAACTCGACGCCCTGGCAAGGGCGACGGGCACGACCGCCGATCTCGCCATCCGCAGCGGCGCCCACGCGCTGATCCTGGTCGGCGGCTCCGTCAACCCGGCGGCCGGGCTCGGGCTGCGCCGCCCGCTGCACTCCACCGCGCTCGGCAAGGTCCTGCTCGCCTGGGCGCACCCCGGCGAGCAGGACCTCGACGCGCTGCCGCCGCTGAGCGCCCACACGGACCGTACGATCACTCGACTCGACGAACTGAAGGCCGAGTTGGACCGGGCGCGGGTCGCGGGACACGCGCTCAACGACGGCGAGTCGGCGTACGGTGTGCGGACCGTCGCGGTGCCCGTCCTGGACGCCGACGGTCACGCGCACGCCGCGCTGGCCCTGCGTTCCACCCCCGACGTCCTCACGGACACGCGTCTGCCGTGGTTCCTGGTCCGCGCCCACGCCTGCGCCGCGGCGCTCGAAGTGCTCCTGCTCCCGCCGTCGCAGCGGCGTACCGCCGATCCGCGGTAGCCCCGGGCACCCGTCCCCCCGATCCACGGACGCGCACCACTACGCCGGGCGTCACCACGTGGTCGGGGCTCTCCAAGGGCCTCGCCACAGCGGCCCGTCAAGGACTCCGGCAACTTCAGACGGCGAAGCCTCCGTCGACACTGATCGTGGTTCCGGTGATGTAGCGGGCGTCGCTGCCGGTCAGATAGGTGACGGTGGCAGCGATGTCGTCCGGGTCGGCGTAGTGCCCCACTATGGTCAGTCCGCGGATCACGTCGGCATTGGGTCCGTCGGCGGGGTTGGTATCCGTATCGGTCGGGCCCGGGTGAACGAGGTTGACGGTGATACCCCGCGGCCCCAGATCGCGCGCCAGGCCCTTGGTCATGCCGACGAGCGCGGTCTTCCCCATCGCGTACAGGCTGAAGCCGGGAAACACGGTCCGCTCGGCCACATTGCTGCCGATGCTGACGATGCGCCCTCCGGCGCCCATGTACCGCGCCGCCGCCTGCGAGGCGAAGAACGGTGCCCGTACGTTCACCGCCATGCTTCGGTCGAACTCCGCCCGCCCGAGGTCTTCCACCGGTCCGACCAGGAACACGCCCGCGTTGTTGACGAGGATGTCGAGGGCGCCGAACGTCGCGGCCGCCTCGTCCACCGCCCCGGTCACAGCGGCGACGTCGGCGCTGTCGGCCTTGATGGCCAGACCCCGACGGCCCTCCGCCCTGATTCGGTCGATCACCCCGGCCGCGCTCTCCGAGTCGCGCTCATAGGTCAGCACCACATCGGCACCTTCCCGAGCCAGCCTCATCGCCACCGCGGCG
It encodes the following:
- a CDS encoding ABC transporter substrate-binding protein — its product is MTVNIGVHQANPSLYHLSRLGLLEDLLRPVGETVAWHAVGGLATGAALADGTIDFGGTGSTPPLSAQAAGHDLVYAAVSAPRPGHGALLVRADSDIASTADLKGRTVHLAIGSWQTHFLGKSLSRHGLSYGADITAERSADDSYARLLDGRIDAWVAQGAELVAARREGRVRTLAEAGDLIADRSVFFTRRDFADSHADLVGLITQALQAADDWAAGHLDEAAAIAADDQGGTVADWQEALAVLPWRTEPVSDAFLAEQQEAADILAEAGFLPRAVTVADARHPGLNAAAAQALASREK
- a CDS encoding NrtA/SsuA/CpmA family ABC transporter substrate-binding protein — protein: MNARQIALATTSLLAALALAACSSSSTGSTRADTAVDGGATITVRIPDGGNSGVLAFGRKDGSLDQALAKVHAKVAWTGTSGAFAPAAQELDANALDFAEGSITSATAALAQSPGFKLFAAVAPDELGEGILVKKDSGINTIKDLIGRKVAVWHGGTSEYLLLKALQQQNIPADKVERVYLQPNQIGPVFNSGQVAAWSTWATYSVPTIANSGAKFLTTGGEVGSDNYAVWAVRTGFADQHPEVVKALYTYLHEAGLKQRANPEAYLNVKTTSGPEAISDAQKAVELPIDKALGTAEPIGETELKSFHTVAQFFADQKIIKGFFDVKPYVIDVDSLSETAK
- a CDS encoding LLM class flavin-dependent oxidoreductase, producing the protein MTSPEFLWYIIPREGAYPWEPAGRRSVDLAYLQQLGVAVDRQGYDGALFATDLYDVWPLASAVAAVTRPSFKPLLAVHPGLVSPTQLAKMALSFAHLFGPDRLRFNVVNGSTEQLRQAGLQLEHDERYQLSAEYWDIVKRLTAGEVFDHKGRFYELTQAGASLRELTPIQGGVHTPLWFGGSSPAGIEMAAEHVDVYLTWGEPQHLLKEKLDRVRERAAHFGRELRFGLRLHLIVRDTEEQAWAAADRLLDVTSQATYTRMLGDPEIKDGEGWARQFRQHGGRVPKHARELEKHPNLWPGMSLFRPGPGTAVVGSTEQVIERLKEFQGLGVDTFILSGNPLLEESYRIAETVLPALRENAGGPGDTVGAGDAK
- a CDS encoding IclR family transcriptional regulator, which codes for MTTDARPKAAADAPAGAQAVTRALGLLHCFRDNVGELTASQLARRMDLSVSTAHRLARTLVAAGFLEQDEHSARYRLGPSVAELGQLSLHQRGMHRVVPELDALARATGTTADLAIRSGAHALILVGGSVNPAAGLGLRRPLHSTALGKVLLAWAHPGEQDLDALPPLSAHTDRTITRLDELKAELDRARVAGHALNDGESAYGVRTVAVPVLDADGHAHAALALRSTPDVLTDTRLPWFLVRAHACAAALEVLLLPPSQRRTADPR
- a CDS encoding ABC transporter permease, yielding MTTLTIGTSTDPQAPGLVAPRPRNARPRRRAVSIGLRVLGPIVLLLGWTWASASGALSPTLLASPHQVLSALRELWTGGQLGDALSVSLTRAGLGLAIGVTAGLVLGVITGFSRLGEELLDSSLQLLRTIPFLSLVPLFMVWFGIGETARVVLIAVATSFPMYVSTSGGVRNTDRKLVEAMRSFGMGRLALVREVVLPGTLPALLSGLRLSMTLSVIALIAAEEINSTAGIGYLMSTAQEYSRTDILTVCILIYALIGLVADGVARLLERLLMPWRNQGATR
- a CDS encoding ABC transporter substrate-binding protein encodes the protein MSDPDEIWFTRCPVPTATGIAADRGSLAAEFAPDGITVRSLQDLGERDGDGLSRSHFTHELTALFREGGNVPALWARSRGESTRLIALTWIEERQAVLVREDSELRSPEQLAGKRLAVPRHDIAIDFWRAMALHGHAGALGLAGLSLSDAELVEVPGVRQGQWEGELAALRDGLVDAVYVKGALAVETARRYGAKVAIDLDAAPDRRSRVNNGTPRPITVHQRLLDERPDLVVRFLAVLLEAADWAAHHPVDLARILGAETGAGPQGVAGAYRAGTGESFGLDLGQERLELLARQERFLRDQGFLPAPVDVGAWADHEPLRLAHELRAARAAEAGTVRAPATGSASAVTGPAPAPLST
- a CDS encoding SDR family NAD(P)-dependent oxidoreductase, whose product is MNKCEGKVALVTGGSRGIGAAVAMRLAREGADVVLTYERDSESAAGVIDRIRAEGRRGLAIKADSADVAAVTGAVDEAAATFGALDILVNNAGVFLVGPVEDLGRAEFDRSMAVNVRAPFFASQAAARYMGAGGRIVSIGSNVAERTVFPGFSLYAMGKTALVGMTKGLARDLGPRGITVNLVHPGPTDTDTNPADGPNADVIRGLTIVGHYADPDDIAATVTYLTGSDARYITGTTISVDGGFAV
- a CDS encoding M20 metallopeptidase family protein, coding for MTLLEDARSLELDRLRRDLHEHPETGLHVPRTQQAVLAALDGLGLDLRTGTALTSVVGVVSGARPGPTVLLRADLDALPFPNGPRHACGHDQHAAMLVGAARLLAARRDRFAGDVLLMFQPGEEGHDGARLMLEEGLLDTTGSRPVAAYALHSSAASARGRFSNTAGPALAANGSLAVTLRGAGGHGAWPHRARDPIPATAELITALHTVTARQFDAFDPVVLTVGTVHAGTQANIIPERARIEATLRALSDSTLARLAAVAERTALGIGAAHGLDVEVAYVPGYPATVNDESEADRVGAAVAELFGPERFVRDTRPALVSDDIGRVLAEVPGVMTGLGACPPDRDPATAPGNHAPDAAFDDAVLPDGAALLTELALRRLAEPAA